In Hypomesus transpacificus isolate Combined female chromosome 25, fHypTra1, whole genome shotgun sequence, one DNA window encodes the following:
- the trip6 gene encoding thyroid receptor-interacting protein 6 isoform X1, protein MSGPTWLPPRTLGSPERPAPQMAHSGPAIYALPNKKISSDPRPKYGGYDQNGGGRGGGVATRYMATGPAGGPRPHPSNERYYHPGPGPNEERSWAPHMDSYELMQRGPEKPGGHHSNIDAEIDSLTCMLADLDSNPQNSSTHLYDNVPYNQHLSGERYKSSAQTGAPSQGRPSMGYPPHPQNHYHPAPPYPNDHQGQGQYTSPHQLDYTYSSAPKSYPQPVPASYTTASTPTGPRFSVQVKTAQPVTYSQTGRQAEQAYTPPPPHQHSSRPPPQTQTRPQGWYPPHPTSQAQDGHSEAGYKGGGAAGSGGRANQGPALKRGPEIHQSGSGSSTSPAYHPGMQGSALKPEEELDRLTKKLVYDMNHPPTEEYFGRCARCGDNVLGDGSGCIAMEQVFHVECFTCITCHARLRGQPFYALDKKSYCENCYISTLERCSKCSKPILDRILRAMGKAYHPCCFNCVVCGCCLDGVPFTVDATSQIHCIEDFHRKFAPRCSVCCQAIMPEPGQEETVRIVALDRSFHVNCYVCEECGLLLSSEGEGRGCYPLDGHILCKSCSARRIQDLSAKISTDC, encoded by the exons ATGTCTGGTCCTACCTGGTTGCCGCCGAGAACTCTGGGTAGCCCAGAGAGACCCGCCCCTCAGATGGCCCACTCTGGACCAGCCATCTACGCCCTGCCTAACAAAAAGATCTCATCCGACCCTCGGCCCAAATATGGTGGCTATGATCAAAacggaggtggaagaggaggcggTGTAGCCACTAGATACATGGCTACAGGACCGGCAG GTGGGCCCAGGCCACATCCATCCAATGAGCGCTACTACCATCCTGGCCCCGGGCCCAACGAAGAACGCAGCTGGGCCCCACACATGGACAGCTACGAGTTAATG CAACGTGGCCCAGAGAAGCCAGGGGGACACCACTCCAACATCGACGCAGAGATCGACTCCCTCACCTGCATGCTGGCAGACCTGGACAGCAATCCTCAGAACTCCAGCACACAT CTGTATGACAACGTGCCTTACAACCAACACCTCTCAGGGGAACGATACAAATCTTCTGCGCAGACCGGAGCCCCTTCCCAGGGTAGACCATCCATGGgctacccccctcacccccagaacCACTACCACCCAGCGCCCCCTTACCCCAATGACcaccagggtcagggtcagtaCACCAGCCCCCACCAGCTGGACTACACCTACTCGTCTGCCCCCAAGTCCTACCCCCAGCCCGTCCCAGCCTCCTACACCACAGCCTCCACGCCTACCGGCCCCAGATTCAGTGTCCAGGTGAAGACAGCCCAGCCCGTCACTTACTcccagacagggaggcaggcagagcaggcctacacccctcccccaccccaccagcaCAGCTCACGCCCACcaccccagacccagaccaggcctcagggcTGGTACCCACCCCATCCCACCTCTCAGGCCCAGGACGGGCACTCTGAAGCAGGGTACAAAGGGGGCGGCGCAGCAGGGTCTGGAGGAAGAGCGAACCAGGGCCCTGCGCTCAAGAGGGGTCCAGAGATTCACCAGTCAGGGTCGGGATCAAGCACAAGTCCTGCCTACCACCCTGGCATG CAGGGGTCAGCACTGAAGCCAGAGGAAGAGCTGGACCGCCTCACCAAGAAGTTAGTGTACGACATGAACCACCCCCCTACAGAGGAGTACTTTG GTCGCTGTGCCCGCTGCGGGGACAACGTCCTGGGCGACGGCAGCGGCTGCATCGCCATGGAGCAGGTGTTCCACGTGGAGTGTTTCACCTGCATCACCTGCCACGCCCGTCTCCGCGGGCAACCGTTCTACGCCCTGGACAAGAAGAGCTACTGCGAGAACTGTTACATT AGTACCCTGGAGCGTTGCTCCAAGTGCTCCAAGCCCATCCTGGACAGGATCCTGCGGGCTATGGGCAAGGCTTACCACCCTTGCTGCTTCAACTGTGTGGTGTGCGGCTGCTGTCTGGACGGGGTGCCCTTCACTGTAGACGCCACCTCCCAGATCCACTGCATAGAGGACTTCCACAG gaaGTTTGCCCCGCGCTGCTCCGTGTGCTGCCAGGCCATCATGCCAGAACCGGGCCAGGAGGAGACGGTGCGCATCGTGGCCCTGGACCGCAGCTTCCACGTCAACTGCTACGTCTGCGAG
- the trip6 gene encoding thyroid receptor-interacting protein 6 isoform X2, which yields MSGPTWLPPRTLGSPERPAPQMAHSGPAIYALPNKKISSDPRPKYGGYDQNGGGRGGGVATRYMATGPAGGPRPHPSNERYYHPGPGPNEERSWAPHMDSYELMQRGPEKPGGHHSNIDAEIDSLTCMLADLDSNPQNSSTHLYDNVPYNQHLSGERYKSSAQTGAPSQGRPSMGYPPHPQNHYHPAPPYPNDHQGQGQYTSPHQLDYTYSSAPKSYPQPVPASYTTASTPTGPRFSVQVKTAQPVTYSQTGRQAEQAYTPPPPHQHSSRPPPQTQTRPQGWYPPHPTSQAQDGHSEAGYKGGGAAGSGGRANQGPALKRGPEIHQSGSGSSTSPAYHPGMGSALKPEEELDRLTKKLVYDMNHPPTEEYFGRCARCGDNVLGDGSGCIAMEQVFHVECFTCITCHARLRGQPFYALDKKSYCENCYISTLERCSKCSKPILDRILRAMGKAYHPCCFNCVVCGCCLDGVPFTVDATSQIHCIEDFHRKFAPRCSVCCQAIMPEPGQEETVRIVALDRSFHVNCYVCEECGLLLSSEGEGRGCYPLDGHILCKSCSARRIQDLSAKISTDC from the exons ATGTCTGGTCCTACCTGGTTGCCGCCGAGAACTCTGGGTAGCCCAGAGAGACCCGCCCCTCAGATGGCCCACTCTGGACCAGCCATCTACGCCCTGCCTAACAAAAAGATCTCATCCGACCCTCGGCCCAAATATGGTGGCTATGATCAAAacggaggtggaagaggaggcggTGTAGCCACTAGATACATGGCTACAGGACCGGCAG GTGGGCCCAGGCCACATCCATCCAATGAGCGCTACTACCATCCTGGCCCCGGGCCCAACGAAGAACGCAGCTGGGCCCCACACATGGACAGCTACGAGTTAATG CAACGTGGCCCAGAGAAGCCAGGGGGACACCACTCCAACATCGACGCAGAGATCGACTCCCTCACCTGCATGCTGGCAGACCTGGACAGCAATCCTCAGAACTCCAGCACACAT CTGTATGACAACGTGCCTTACAACCAACACCTCTCAGGGGAACGATACAAATCTTCTGCGCAGACCGGAGCCCCTTCCCAGGGTAGACCATCCATGGgctacccccctcacccccagaacCACTACCACCCAGCGCCCCCTTACCCCAATGACcaccagggtcagggtcagtaCACCAGCCCCCACCAGCTGGACTACACCTACTCGTCTGCCCCCAAGTCCTACCCCCAGCCCGTCCCAGCCTCCTACACCACAGCCTCCACGCCTACCGGCCCCAGATTCAGTGTCCAGGTGAAGACAGCCCAGCCCGTCACTTACTcccagacagggaggcaggcagagcaggcctacacccctcccccaccccaccagcaCAGCTCACGCCCACcaccccagacccagaccaggcctcagggcTGGTACCCACCCCATCCCACCTCTCAGGCCCAGGACGGGCACTCTGAAGCAGGGTACAAAGGGGGCGGCGCAGCAGGGTCTGGAGGAAGAGCGAACCAGGGCCCTGCGCTCAAGAGGGGTCCAGAGATTCACCAGTCAGGGTCGGGATCAAGCACAAGTCCTGCCTACCACCCTGGCATG GGGTCAGCACTGAAGCCAGAGGAAGAGCTGGACCGCCTCACCAAGAAGTTAGTGTACGACATGAACCACCCCCCTACAGAGGAGTACTTTG GTCGCTGTGCCCGCTGCGGGGACAACGTCCTGGGCGACGGCAGCGGCTGCATCGCCATGGAGCAGGTGTTCCACGTGGAGTGTTTCACCTGCATCACCTGCCACGCCCGTCTCCGCGGGCAACCGTTCTACGCCCTGGACAAGAAGAGCTACTGCGAGAACTGTTACATT AGTACCCTGGAGCGTTGCTCCAAGTGCTCCAAGCCCATCCTGGACAGGATCCTGCGGGCTATGGGCAAGGCTTACCACCCTTGCTGCTTCAACTGTGTGGTGTGCGGCTGCTGTCTGGACGGGGTGCCCTTCACTGTAGACGCCACCTCCCAGATCCACTGCATAGAGGACTTCCACAG gaaGTTTGCCCCGCGCTGCTCCGTGTGCTGCCAGGCCATCATGCCAGAACCGGGCCAGGAGGAGACGGTGCGCATCGTGGCCCTGGACCGCAGCTTCCACGTCAACTGCTACGTCTGCGAG